A window from Chryseobacterium vaccae encodes these proteins:
- a CDS encoding succinate dehydrogenase/fumarate reductase iron-sulfur subunit, producing MSAKKGLHLTLKIWRQKNNKSKGQFETYKISDVSTDSSFLEMLDILNENLINEGKEPIAFDHDCREGICGMCSLYINGRAHGPDTGITTCQLHMRMFKDGETIVIEPWRSAAFPVIKDLMVDRSAFDRVMAAGGFISVNTSGNTLDANAIPVPKEDADKAMDAAACIGCGACVATCKNGSAMLFVGAKVSQYALLPQGRVEAKRRVLNMVKAMDEEGFGNCSNTGACEIECPKGISLENIARMNREYMAALVDQG from the coding sequence ATGAGTGCAAAAAAAGGCTTACATCTTACGCTGAAAATTTGGAGACAAAAAAATAATAAATCTAAAGGTCAGTTTGAGACCTATAAAATATCAGATGTGTCTACAGATTCTTCTTTTCTGGAAATGTTAGACATCCTGAACGAAAATTTAATTAACGAAGGTAAAGAACCTATCGCTTTTGATCACGACTGTCGTGAGGGAATCTGCGGGATGTGTTCACTTTACATCAATGGTAGAGCTCATGGGCCGGACACAGGTATCACAACCTGCCAGCTTCACATGAGAATGTTCAAAGATGGAGAAACGATCGTTATTGAACCTTGGAGAAGTGCTGCTTTCCCGGTGATTAAAGACTTAATGGTAGACAGAAGCGCATTCGACAGAGTAATGGCTGCAGGTGGTTTCATTTCTGTGAATACTTCCGGTAATACATTGGATGCCAACGCAATTCCTGTTCCTAAAGAAGATGCAGATAAAGCAATGGATGCTGCAGCTTGTATCGGATGTGGAGCTTGTGTAGCTACTTGTAAAAATGGATCTGCGATGTTATTCGTGGGAGCTAAGGTTTCTCAGTATGCTTTACTTCCTCAGGGTAGAGTAGAAGCGAAGAGAAGAGTTCTGAACATGGTGAAGGCAATGGATGAAGAAGGATTCGGAAACTGTTCAAACACAGGAGCATGTGAAATAGAATGTCCTAAAGGTATTTCTCTTGAGAATATCGCAAGAATGAACAGAGAATACATGGCTGCTCTTGTAGATCAGGGATAG
- a CDS encoding succinate dehydrogenase cytochrome b subunit, translating into MAGLTSSTIGRKYAMALSAMFLLIFLILHLTTNLLSVLNRDAFNTASDFMGYNPFVQFLMQPILGFAVIFHFVMGFVLEIKNNKARPVKYESNNPSVNSSWMSRNMIISGAVVLAFLALHLYDFWLHEITYKYVDGKAPDAERFWPELHEKFADLWRVALYVISFVLLGLHLAHGFQSSFQSIGARHPKYTPVIKAFGKWYSILIPAGFIFIAIYHFVTQ; encoded by the coding sequence ATGGCAGGTTTAACGAGTTCTACGATAGGTAGAAAATATGCTATGGCATTATCAGCTATGTTTTTGCTGATTTTTCTTATACTGCATTTGACAACCAACTTATTATCAGTTCTTAACCGTGATGCTTTCAATACGGCATCTGACTTTATGGGCTATAATCCGTTTGTGCAGTTCTTAATGCAGCCTATTCTTGGCTTTGCAGTAATTTTCCATTTTGTAATGGGATTTGTATTGGAAATCAAGAATAATAAAGCACGTCCGGTAAAGTACGAATCAAACAACCCTTCTGTGAACTCTTCATGGATGTCCAGAAATATGATTATTTCCGGTGCTGTTGTTCTGGCTTTCCTTGCGCTTCACTTATATGATTTCTGGCTTCATGAAATTACATATAAGTATGTTGATGGAAAAGCTCCTGATGCTGAACGTTTCTGGCCGGAACTGCACGAGAAGTTTGCAGACCTTTGGAGAGTTGCTCTATACGTGATCTCTTTTGTTCTGTTAGGACTACACTTAGCTCACGGATTCCAGTCTTCATTCCAGTCAATCGGTGCAAGACATCCAAAATATACTCCGGTAATTAAAGCTTTCGGAAAATGGTATTCAATCCTTATTCCTGCAGGTTTTATTTTTATCGCAATTTATCACTTTGTAACTCAATAA
- a CDS encoding ComEC/Rec2 family competence protein, protein MVNKQPILTLTVCFILGIFFQDHFLLSGKSVYFVISGCILILILNFFHSYWLHQSKPVLLGLMFFGVAVALHFFNTFQPQKYSFSSSEAIVFKISKKLNSTEKNKKYEAEAQVGNRKLSAVIYIPKKNNELDFKHYYKAEAYISKPEPPPYDFQFNYAAYLKRNGIEYQCYISREVSSSVRNDLTFAEKIKQQRLHVLKKIDHAEMSGKTREFLKGMILADRTETDLDTVQDFSRSGLVHFLAISGTHVIVIFGIFYFLFTRFCPLYFRKYVVVISLLFIWLFAGFIGFGNSVVRSCIMLSVYFVYVLLQRKPDLLHSLSLSALIILCLDTQQIFDVGFQLSFLAVLGIFWLNQPLLRYFPKQDHYLKKLLFNTVTLSLSAQLATLPLVLYYFHQFSLISFPANILIVPFSEFVIVFSFLMTILITLQLDFTLLNVIYDFFIDILLKVIHWFAKFESLFYTNIPMNVVEVFLLFVMVYMTGVLLRKYSLGNGTRLLAVMVVFFIFRTGCNVYESQRSEILFYKVNQSRIFSIKKGNKVEFWISESSEKEKIRKFIINPYCSSRRVRSFNLKTFPMTTGRIEYEGEIYDLK, encoded by the coding sequence ATGGTGAATAAACAGCCTATCCTTACTCTTACCGTGTGCTTTATTCTGGGGATTTTTTTTCAGGATCACTTTTTGCTGAGTGGAAAATCTGTTTATTTTGTCATTTCAGGTTGTATTCTGATCCTGATTCTGAATTTTTTTCATTCTTATTGGCTGCATCAATCAAAGCCGGTTCTGCTGGGGCTGATGTTTTTCGGAGTAGCTGTGGCTCTTCATTTTTTCAATACTTTTCAGCCTCAGAAATATTCATTTTCTTCCAGTGAAGCAATTGTTTTTAAAATCTCAAAAAAATTAAATTCTACTGAGAAAAATAAAAAATATGAAGCAGAGGCTCAGGTTGGAAATCGAAAGTTGTCAGCGGTCATTTATATCCCTAAAAAGAATAATGAACTGGATTTTAAACATTACTATAAAGCAGAAGCTTACATTTCAAAACCGGAGCCGCCGCCCTATGATTTCCAGTTTAATTATGCAGCATATTTAAAAAGGAATGGTATTGAATATCAATGTTATATTTCAAGAGAAGTATCGTCATCTGTAAGGAATGATTTAACCTTTGCTGAAAAAATTAAGCAGCAGCGGCTTCATGTACTGAAGAAAATTGATCATGCAGAAATGTCCGGTAAAACCCGGGAGTTTTTAAAAGGAATGATTCTGGCAGACAGGACAGAAACTGATCTTGATACCGTACAGGATTTCAGCAGGTCAGGATTGGTTCATTTTCTGGCGATATCCGGAACACATGTTATTGTAATCTTCGGTATTTTTTATTTTCTGTTTACCCGTTTCTGCCCTCTGTACTTCAGAAAATATGTGGTGGTCATAAGTTTGCTTTTCATCTGGCTATTTGCAGGATTCATAGGATTCGGAAACTCGGTAGTCCGCTCATGTATTATGCTGAGTGTATATTTTGTATATGTACTGCTTCAGAGAAAACCGGACCTGCTTCATTCCCTTTCCCTGTCGGCATTGATTATTCTGTGTCTGGATACGCAACAGATCTTTGACGTGGGATTTCAGCTTAGCTTTCTGGCTGTTTTGGGCATCTTTTGGCTGAATCAGCCTTTGCTGCGGTATTTTCCTAAACAGGATCATTATTTGAAAAAACTACTGTTCAATACAGTTACCCTATCACTGTCTGCACAGCTCGCAACGTTGCCATTGGTTCTGTATTACTTTCATCAGTTTTCCCTTATTTCCTTTCCTGCCAATATCCTGATCGTACCCTTTTCGGAATTCGTTATTGTATTTTCATTTCTGATGACCATTCTTATCACTCTGCAGCTCGATTTCACATTGCTCAATGTAATCTATGATTTCTTTATTGATATTCTTTTGAAAGTCATTCATTGGTTTGCAAAATTTGAATCATTGTTTTATACAAATATTCCGATGAATGTGGTTGAAGTGTTTCTCCTCTTTGTAATGGTTTATATGACGGGGGTTCTGCTCCGGAAATACAGCCTTGGAAACGGGACCAGACTGCTGGCAGTAATGGTTGTATTTTTTATTTTTCGGACAGGATGTAATGTGTATGAAAGTCAAAGGAGTGAAATTCTTTTTTATAAGGTAAATCAAAGCAGAATTTTTTCAATAAAAAAAGGAAATAAAGTTGAATTTTGGATTTCTGAAAGCTCAGAAAAAGAGAAGATCCGGAAGTTTATTATCAACCCTTACTGCTCTTCCAGACGGGTCCGGAGCTTTAATTTAAAGACATTTCCAATGACGACAGGACGTATTGAATATGAAGGTGAAATTTATGATTTAAAATAA
- a CDS encoding glycoside hydrolase family 99 protein: MNYFKNLLAFFIVLFSLSELSAQSAREKIQVFYYGWYGNPAVDRQYHHWNHDILPHWKDPQWNNLGNYKGGDDIGANFYPALGNYSSNDSEIIGKHMKMIKDSGVGVVVISWLGKDSYTDKSVTKYLDAADRQGLKIAFHIEPFYKNISEFKEQISYLIHTYSGHHAFYRKEGKPLFYVYDSYKISPEEWSKLLSENGKETLRKTDLDALYIGLWVEKNDAVFFDKAGFDGFYTYFASEGFVFGSTVSNWDYLSQYAKEHRLIFIPCVGPGYSDTRIRPWNGANFKSRENGKYYERMFDAAIKVKPELIGVTSFNEWHEGTQIEPAVSKKAGDFTYEDYGKDPRFYIKETKRLADRFLEK, encoded by the coding sequence ATGAATTATTTTAAAAATTTACTGGCGTTTTTCATAGTGCTCTTTTCATTATCAGAACTTTCTGCGCAAAGTGCACGGGAAAAGATACAGGTCTTCTATTACGGCTGGTACGGAAATCCTGCTGTTGATAGACAGTATCATCACTGGAATCATGATATTCTTCCGCATTGGAAAGATCCTCAATGGAATAATCTGGGAAACTATAAAGGCGGTGACGATATCGGAGCTAATTTCTATCCGGCTTTAGGAAATTACAGTTCCAATGATTCTGAAATTATCGGTAAACATATGAAAATGATCAAAGATTCCGGCGTTGGAGTTGTCGTCATAAGCTGGCTGGGCAAAGATTCATATACCGATAAAAGTGTTACAAAATATCTTGATGCCGCTGACCGGCAGGGGCTTAAAATTGCCTTTCATATAGAGCCTTTCTATAAAAATATTTCTGAATTTAAAGAACAGATTTCCTATCTGATTCATACCTATTCCGGCCATCATGCTTTTTACAGAAAAGAGGGGAAGCCTTTGTTTTATGTATACGACAGTTATAAAATTTCTCCGGAAGAATGGTCGAAATTACTTTCCGAAAACGGAAAGGAAACACTCAGGAAAACAGATCTGGATGCCCTTTATATTGGTTTATGGGTAGAAAAAAATGATGCGGTTTTCTTTGATAAGGCAGGCTTTGATGGATTTTATACTTACTTTGCCAGTGAAGGCTTTGTCTTCGGGAGTACAGTTTCCAATTGGGATTACCTGTCCCAATATGCAAAAGAACATCGTCTTATTTTTATTCCGTGTGTTGGCCCCGGATATTCTGATACAAGAATAAGACCCTGGAATGGAGCAAATTTTAAAAGCAGAGAAAACGGAAAGTATTACGAAAGAATGTTTGATGCAGCCATAAAAGTTAAGCCGGAACTGATAGGTGTAACTTCATTCAACGAATGGCATGAGGGAACACAGATAGAACCTGCAGTATCTAAAAAGGCAGGAGATTTTACCTACGAAGATTATGGAAAAGATCCACGGTTTTACATTAAAGAAACCAAAAGACTGGCAGACCGGTTCTTGGAAAAATAA
- the lpxB gene encoding lipid-A-disaccharide synthase yields the protein MKYYVIAGEASGDLHGSNLMKALKQKDPDAEFRFWGGDLMQKQGGTMVKHYRDLAFMGFLEVAMNLRTILNNIKFCKEDIKNNKPDVLILIDYPGFNLRIAKFAKELGIKVVYYISPQLWAWKEGRVEIIKKYVDEMMVILPFEEDFYKKHGVHSHFVGHPLLDAISTLQDISIEDFRKENGLNEKEIIALLPGSRKQEVEKMLEIMLSVRPHFKNYQFVIAGAPSLPKEFYQKYVDDNVHFVSNRTYDLLRCSKAALVTSGTATLETALLNIPEVVCYRGSRISYAIAKRLVKNINYISLVNLIMDREVVKELIQNDLTTKNLVSELNKMLGGETREKVLNDYSLLREKLGGKGASDHAAEVIMKVQRS from the coding sequence ATGAAATATTATGTTATTGCAGGTGAAGCTTCCGGAGATCTGCATGGAAGCAACTTAATGAAAGCCCTTAAACAGAAAGATCCTGATGCAGAATTCAGGTTCTGGGGTGGAGATCTTATGCAGAAGCAGGGCGGAACAATGGTGAAACATTACCGCGATCTAGCGTTTATGGGGTTTCTGGAAGTTGCCATGAACCTGAGAACCATTCTAAACAACATCAAATTCTGTAAAGAAGATATTAAGAATAATAAACCTGATGTACTCATCCTGATTGATTATCCGGGATTTAACTTAAGAATTGCAAAATTTGCAAAAGAGCTCGGAATTAAAGTCGTGTATTATATTTCTCCTCAACTTTGGGCATGGAAAGAAGGAAGAGTAGAGATTATTAAAAAATACGTGGATGAAATGATGGTGATTCTTCCATTTGAAGAAGATTTCTATAAAAAACACGGAGTACACTCTCACTTTGTAGGACATCCATTGCTTGATGCGATTTCTACGCTTCAGGACATTAGTATTGAAGATTTTAGAAAAGAAAACGGACTGAATGAAAAAGAAATCATCGCCCTTCTTCCCGGCTCCAGAAAACAGGAAGTGGAAAAGATGCTTGAGATCATGCTTTCCGTAAGGCCGCATTTTAAAAATTATCAGTTTGTGATTGCCGGTGCTCCAAGTCTTCCGAAGGAGTTTTATCAGAAATATGTAGATGACAATGTGCATTTTGTCTCCAACAGAACTTATGATCTGCTGAGATGTTCCAAAGCAGCGCTTGTTACTTCAGGAACCGCCACTTTAGAAACCGCATTGCTGAATATTCCTGAGGTAGTATGCTACCGCGGAAGCCGTATCTCTTATGCGATTGCGAAAAGGCTTGTAAAAAATATCAATTACATTTCCCTGGTCAACCTGATTATGGATCGGGAAGTGGTAAAAGAACTGATTCAGAATGATCTTACTACCAAAAATCTGGTGAGCGAACTGAATAAAATGCTGGGAGGAGAAACAAGAGAGAAAGTACTGAACGATTATAGTCTTTTAAGAGAAAAGTTGGGTGGAAAAGGGGCCAGCGATCATGCTGCAGAAGTAATTATGAAAGTACAGAGATCATAA
- a CDS encoding fumarate reductase/succinate dehydrogenase flavoprotein subunit, producing the protein MSKLDSKIPAGPLKDKWKNHKDHMNLVAPNNRDKIDIIVVGTGLAGGSAAATLAEQGYNVKAFCYQDSPRRAHSIAAQGGINAAKNYQGDGDSTYRLFYDTIKGGDYRAREANVYRLAEVSANIIDQCVSQGVPFGRDYGGQLDNRSFGGVQVKRTFYAKGQTGQQLLLGAYSAMSRQIGKGRIKMYNRHEMLDLVIVDGKARGIIARNLVTGEIERHSAHAVVIASGGYGNVYFLSTNAMGSNVSAAWKIHKKGAYFANPCYVQIHPTCIPVHGTQQSKLTLMSESLRNSGRIWVPKKIEDSVAIREGKLRPENIKEEDRDYYLERRYPAFGNLVPRDVASRAAKERCDAGFGIENNDTQEGVYLDFSTEIMKKGKEAAIEKHIHNPTDQQIYDLGKSWVEEKYGNLFVMYEKITADDPYKTPMKIYPAVHYTMGGVWVDYNLQSTIPGCFVIGEANFSDHGANRLGASALMQGLADGYFVLPYTIADYLAADIRTGTIPTDSGEFIEAEKGIKDKIDFFLNNKGTHSVDHFHKKLGHIMWNKVGMGRTPEGLAEAIKEIEEVRNDFWKNVRVPGEGEGMNTELEKAFRVADFLELGQLMAIDALNREESCGGHFRWDHATPDGEAERDDVNYKYVGAWEYQGENINAEVLHKEELIYDNIEVKTRSYK; encoded by the coding sequence ATGAGTAAATTAGATTCAAAAATTCCAGCAGGTCCTCTAAAGGATAAATGGAAAAATCATAAAGACCATATGAACCTTGTTGCCCCAAACAACAGAGATAAGATTGATATTATTGTTGTAGGAACAGGTTTGGCAGGAGGTTCTGCTGCTGCTACTTTGGCAGAGCAGGGATATAATGTAAAAGCATTCTGTTATCAGGATTCTCCAAGAAGAGCACACTCAATTGCCGCTCAAGGGGGGATCAATGCTGCTAAAAACTATCAGGGTGACGGGGATTCAACATACAGATTATTCTACGATACCATCAAAGGTGGTGACTATAGAGCAAGAGAAGCCAACGTTTACAGATTGGCTGAAGTTTCTGCTAATATTATTGACCAATGTGTTTCCCAAGGGGTTCCTTTCGGTAGAGATTACGGCGGCCAGTTAGATAACCGTTCATTTGGTGGGGTTCAGGTAAAAAGAACTTTCTACGCAAAAGGACAAACAGGACAGCAATTATTATTAGGTGCTTATTCTGCCATGAGCCGTCAGATCGGTAAAGGAAGAATCAAAATGTACAACCGTCACGAAATGTTAGACCTTGTCATTGTTGATGGAAAAGCAAGAGGAATCATCGCAAGAAACCTGGTAACAGGTGAAATAGAAAGACACTCTGCTCACGCTGTAGTAATCGCTTCAGGAGGGTATGGAAACGTATATTTCCTTTCTACCAATGCAATGGGATCAAACGTTTCCGCAGCCTGGAAGATTCACAAGAAAGGAGCATATTTCGCTAATCCTTGCTACGTACAGATTCACCCGACTTGTATCCCGGTTCACGGAACTCAGCAGTCTAAGCTGACTTTGATGTCTGAATCACTAAGAAACTCAGGAAGAATCTGGGTTCCTAAAAAGATTGAAGATTCAGTAGCCATCAGAGAAGGTAAATTAAGACCGGAAAATATTAAAGAAGAAGACAGAGATTACTATCTGGAAAGAAGATATCCTGCATTCGGTAACCTTGTACCTAGAGACGTTGCTTCAAGAGCAGCCAAGGAAAGATGTGATGCCGGATTCGGAATCGAAAATAATGATACTCAGGAAGGAGTTTACCTTGATTTCTCTACAGAGATCATGAAGAAAGGTAAAGAAGCCGCTATCGAAAAACATATTCATAATCCAACTGATCAGCAGATCTATGATCTAGGAAAGAGCTGGGTTGAGGAGAAATATGGTAACCTATTCGTAATGTACGAAAAAATTACAGCCGATGATCCTTACAAAACTCCAATGAAGATCTATCCTGCAGTTCACTATACCATGGGAGGTGTGTGGGTTGATTATAACCTTCAGTCTACTATTCCGGGATGTTTCGTCATTGGTGAAGCTAACTTCTCAGACCACGGAGCGAACAGACTTGGAGCATCTGCCTTGATGCAGGGACTTGCAGACGGATATTTTGTACTTCCTTACACGATTGCAGATTATCTTGCAGCAGACATCAGAACAGGAACTATTCCTACCGATTCAGGTGAGTTTATTGAAGCTGAAAAAGGAATTAAAGATAAAATTGATTTCTTCTTGAACAACAAAGGAACTCATTCAGTAGACCACTTCCACAAGAAACTGGGACACATTATGTGGAACAAAGTTGGAATGGGAAGAACTCCTGAAGGATTGGCAGAAGCAATCAAAGAAATTGAAGAAGTAAGAAATGACTTCTGGAAAAACGTAAGAGTACCTGGTGAAGGTGAAGGTATGAACACTGAACTTGAAAAAGCATTCAGAGTAGCAGACTTCCTTGAATTAGGTCAATTAATGGCTATCGATGCGCTAAACAGAGAAGAATCTTGTGGCGGACATTTCCGTTGGGATCATGCAACTCCGGATGGTGAAGCGGAAAGAGATGACGTAAACTACAAATACGTCGGAGCTTGGGAATATCAGGGTGAAAATATCAATGCGGAAGTGTTGCATAAAGAAGAACTGATATATGACAACATCGAGGTTAAAACTAGAAGTTACAAATAA